The following coding sequences are from one Passer domesticus isolate bPasDom1 chromosome 11, bPasDom1.hap1, whole genome shotgun sequence window:
- the MB21D2 gene encoding nucleotidyltransferase MB21D2 isoform X3 — protein MVQKLDQKLPVANEYLLLSGGVREGVVDIDLDELNVYARGTDYDMDFTLLVPALKLHDRNQPVTLDMRHSALCHSWLSLRLFDEGTISKWKDCCTIVDHINGATNYFFSPTKVADWFYESISIVLSEIQKKPQRGMPKVEKVEKNGTIISIILGVGSSRMLYDIVPVVSFKGWPAVAQSWLMENHFWDGKITEEEVISGFYLVPACSYKGKKDNEWRLSFARSEVQLKKCISSSLMQAYQACKAIIIKLLSRPKAISPYHLRSMMLWACDRLPASYLAQEDYAAHFLLGLIDDLQHCLVNKMCPNYFIPQCNMLEHLSEDTVMLHARKLSSVRSDPAEHLRTAIEHVKAANRLTLELQRRGSTTSIPSPQSDGGDPNQPDDRLAKKLQQLVTENPGKSISVFINPDDVTRPHFRIDDKFF, from the coding sequence ATGGTTCAGAAACTCGACCAGAAGCTGCCTGTAGCCAACGAGTACCTGCTGCTGTCGGGCGGCGTGCGGGAAGGTGTGGTGGACATTGACCTCGATGAGCTGAATGTTTATGCCCGGGGCACAGACTACGACATGGACTTCACACTGCTGGTGCCCGCGCTGAAGCTGCACGACCGCAACCAGCCGGTGACGCTGGACATGCGCCACTCGGCCCTGTGCCACTCCTGGCTGAGCCTGCGCCTCTTCGACGAAGGAACCATCAGCAAATGGAAGGACTGCTGCACCATCGTGGACCATATCAACGGAGCTACCAACTACTTCTTCTCCCCAACAAAAGTTGCGGACTGGTTCTATGAGTCTATTAGTATTGTGCTCTCTGAGATCCAGAAAAAGCCCCAGCGAGGGATGCCAAAGGTGGAGAAGGTAGAAAAGAATGGGACTATCATATCCATTATTTTGGGAGTGGGCAGCAGCCGCATGCTGTATGACATTGTCCCTGTGGTGTCCTTCAAAGGCTGGCCAGCTgtggcacagagctggctgaTGGAGAACCACTTCTGGGATGGGAAGATCACGGAGGAGGAAGTCATAAGTGGGTTTTACTTAGTGCCTGCATGTTCCTACAAGGGGAAGAAGGACAATGAATGGAGGCTGTCATTTGCCAGGAGTGAAGTGCAGCTGAAAAAGTGCATCTCCAGCAGCCTCATGCAAGCCTACCAGGCCTGCAAAGCCATCATCATCAAACTGCTGTCCCGCCCCAAAGCCATTAGTCCATATCACCTGCGGAGCATGATGCTGTGGGCTTGTGACAGGCTGCCAGCCAGCTACCTGGCCCAGGAGGATTACGCAGCCCATTTCCTCCTGGGTCTCATTGATGATCTCCAGCACTGCTTGGTCAACAAGATGTGCCCTAACTACTTCATCCCGCAGTGCAACATGCTGGAGCACCTCTCGGAAGACACCGTCATGCTCCACGCGCGGAAGCTGTCCTCGGTGCGCTCCGACCCTGCCGAGCACCTCCGAACTGCCATCGAACACGTCAAGGCAGCCAACAGGCtcaccctggagctgcagcgGCGGGGCAGCACCACCAGCATCCCCTCCCCGCAGTCCGATGGAGGGGACCCCAACCAGCCTGACGACCGGTTAGCCAAAAAGTTGCAACAGCTAGTGACTGAGAACCCTGGAAAGTCCATCTCTGTCTTCATTAATCCAGATGATGTCACAAGGCCCCACTTCAGAATTGATGATAAATTTTTCTGA